The following proteins are encoded in a genomic region of Salvelinus namaycush isolate Seneca chromosome 12, SaNama_1.0, whole genome shotgun sequence:
- the LOC120057426 gene encoding uncharacterized protein C11orf87 homolog, with translation MTNKESEGLGLSIPLCIYNGASQTNGTCMDQIGRFFQPFSSTFALMVLVAMIIGIILVSLAAFHFNKRRMKKRKIQRAQEEYERDNLSPSTKAKREPTRPCIIVRPSPRDGEHRPHSAVQNTSCHIQEDVGTLPITNNASELDMAHIEQGDGQVLETVVLS, from the coding sequence ATGACAAACAAGGAGTCCGAGGGTTTGGGTCTCTCCATACCACTGTGCATCTACAACGGAGCTTCGCAAACCAATGGTACCTGCATGGACCAAATTGGCCGCTTCTTCCAACCGTTCTCCTCGACCTTTGCGCTCATGGTACTGGTGGCCATGATAATTGGGATAATATTGGTTTCCCTGGCAGCATTTCACTTTAACAAGAGGAGAatgaagaagaggaagatccAACGTGCCCAGGAGGAATACGAGCGTGACAACCTCAGCCCGTCCACCAAGGCGAAGAGAGAGCCTACGAGACCATGTATTATTGTCCGACCATCGCCTCGAGATGGCGAACACCGGCCACACTCCGCTGTCCAAAATACCAGTTGTCACATTCAGGAGGACGTCGGTACCTTACCCATTACAAATAATGCGTCAGAATTGGATATGGCACACATTGAGCAAGGAGACGGACAAGTGCTGGAAACGGTCGTCTTGTCTTGA